In the genome of Pocillopora verrucosa isolate sample1 unplaced genomic scaffold, ASM3666991v2 scaffold_69, whole genome shotgun sequence, the window gggaggagtacaaccactttgagcgaatttatgGGGTATAcagatttgaccgattttcgtcaaatttcgtcAAAACATCCTAGGaataatgtcaaacaaaagTGTCTTGGgaagttttgatatttgaaatatttatcccgtggcttccatttacgcaacacgaCTTGCACATTTTTAGTTattccaactttagatgccaatatctagacaaccaattaGAATATCAAAAAAGCCTATTACACTTTTGTTGACTGACGCCTTGTGAATAGGACTGTGCAGCCAATTAGTTCGTGCTGCAGCATCCCATAcgcgataaatttaaaaatagaagacccttcggtcgtttcacgccttaccggatcctgacacttccttaaaagaaaagttgcttGAAGTCTATTTTTATTGCAAACTGCATTTAtgaagctttcttctgatatatcGTTTGCTAGGATTGTAGTGAAACTGGTGCGCgaacgaattttttcccgaaggacacccgcgaagggaagtaaccttaagcttgtcgcatgcgattAAGTCGTACCGTATATATCGGCcctaaacacaaaaaattatacatGACTTTTATATATCGAAGTGAATACTCTGATACATCctcttatgtttttctttatatgcCTGGGAGCCGAGCAAACTGATAACTACCCATATTCTCTCGTTCTCTTTAAAATAGAATTGTTGACCAATTTTTGCTGAGTTGGCTACCATGGCCCGAGATGGAGGATCACGTGGTGagataaactaattttcttctctgctgTCCTGAGAAGGTTTCCTATACTTTCAGAATAGAACAGAATTCTGGCTACCCTAACAACTCAACAGGAAATcgtcacttttaaattaaatgttctaAGGGAGTCCTTGAAATTGCTTGGAGGTTTATCGCCTATCATGAATTAAAAGCAGTGAACAAGGCTGTAATGAATTACACACAACTCCAGATGAGGGTTTCTGGTGTAGTGAAGTACTGGTGCATTTCATCCCTGAGAAGCAATCAAACTACTGTTTTGTCACTTTTaacattacttaaaaattaataatcgatGACTTAGATGTCATGCATATCAAAGAATATTGGCACGGAAAGAGGTACTCTCTTTAATGGTTCATGTGCATATTCCAGGATGAGCTTTATTGTATCTCTAGTGTGAACATTGGTGGTGATATTTTTGACAAAGGCCATCATTGAACGGTCATGTTTACGGGTTTTGAAGGAAAGATTAAACCACAGAGGCCCAGGGCTAAACAGTTTCGTAAAATGTTGTTGTATATTGATATTACTGAGtgatacatttcttatgttTGAAGAGCATGTCATTAACATGGACTGGCTTGAAAGGGAAATAGTTATGGAAGAGGAActggaaagaggaagagaagaaaaaagaaaaggtgatgaGCAAACGAAAAGAGAGGAACAAataaagagagaagaacaaagaaagagagaagaacaaagaaagagagaagaacgaagaaaaagagaaagggaatGGAAAGCGCAACAGGAGAGGGTAAAAAGgttaggaagaaaaagagagagacgtCAAGAGATGAGAGGCGCGGAGTTAGAGAGAGGAAGAGTGGGCGTAACGGCAAAAGAAAGGACCCGGGATGAAATTAACAGAGGAAGAGATAAGAGAAGAGGTAAGTGTAAAACCAAGCATTAAGCAAATGTTGACTGACTGTAAAAGGTCCCATTTCAGTGGCATGTCTAACAAGTCGCTTGGGGCTTCTTTCCAAGTGACCCGTAAATGATAAGATTACACACAGCACACGATTGTAGTGAATGTGTAGATGAAGTGTTGTGTTTAATCATATCTATCTCGCTCAAATATCTAGAGGAAACACTTTGGTTGAAGGAGACAAAtcttacagttttaatttgatagcTATGGCTACATCAAAATCTTGTGAAAGATAGGAGGAGAAAGCATTGTAGGAACGGTCAAAATTCTGGTACAGGTATTTCATGAAGACGAATAATAAATGTATACACGACTGTTGGTGTGTCTGGTGCCAAAAGATTCCCTTTTGTCTAACCCTGACCCAAAAGGTTTTATCGTTTGAGTCTAAGGTGAGGCCAGATGATGCTCACCTGAGGCAGGACTTTTAATTGGGACTCTGTGTTTTTTCCGGCTCTACTCAGAGAGGTTAAAGTTACAGGACATTTTTCTGGAAAACTTCCCTTCCCTCTTATTTGGACTGCAACAACATTGTGCTTGTctgtaattttctcatttatatttttattccagttcgGTGTCACAAGTGTCGAGGGTTTGGCCACGTACGTGCCGAATGCCCAACGAGACGCGGCCCGGTTGTGCCCCACCAAGATCaagatcaaggaaaagaagtgatagttaataattatcattttcacgCCTCTCTTGACAATGTAAGATTTCACTAATAAGTTTAGTCAGTTATCTTACATTGCCAAGaggtttattttatactttaatactaatattcaattaattaaaaacgTACACGTGATTTATcagtattataaatttaatgtatattgtttctttttttatttttacgtgATCGAAAgacattaaatatttggaagagaaacttaaaacttgt includes:
- the LOC136278855 gene encoding octapeptide-repeat protein T2-like — encoded protein: MARDGGSREHVINMDWLEREIVMEEELERGREEKRKGDEQTKREEQIKREEQRKREEQRKREERRKREREWKAQQERVKRLGRKRERRQEMRGAELERGRVGVTAKERTRDEINRGRDKRRVRCHKCRGFGHVRAECPTRRGPVVPHQDQDQGKEVIVNNYHFHASLDNVRFH